GGTTGTTatgtaataattaattatttttttatatattattgggAAGAAATATGCACACATGAACATGGTAGTAACTTCAGGCAGTGTTTTCTTGCCCTGTGGACTATATGTGTAATTTCACTCTTTGACCACAAGGTGGACTCTAGTAGTATTTTGTAAATGTACCTGTTGCTTTGTTTCTTTGATTGACCCTTTGATTATTCCCTGGAAGCTTCCAGAAGTTAGCTTGAGCTAATTGTATGTCTGTATTTTAGTCCTATGGTGTTTgggtgtgatgatgtcatggtgaAACGTGTTGGCAAGCTGAAGAATGCAAGAATGCAGCTGTTTGAAGACGACAAGTGCGACAttaaacatctgtgaaaagaaCCGAGTCTTGCGTGTATCAATGGACGTTACAATGGATGCAATATTCTTGACAAGATGTTTCTCTACTTGGGACGAGGACACTTTCCCTGGTCTCTTCCGTCCCTGGGCAGACGGTGGAATCAGGTGTGACAGCGGTAAAACCGATGAGAGGTCACTCTCCCAACCTGTAACAACACCAGTTTTATGTTTACAGGCTTGAATTGTGTGAACTCTTTACAGTACAATTCATCTGCAATGTAagcattttcacaaaaaagaaTGGATAGCCGTTTTAAATCTGCAGAAAAAGCTGCCACAGACTAGAAATCTTGCCAACTCTTTAATTTTAAACTTTGTTGAATATACCAGTCCAGCCAGTTTTGACTGTACCAGTCAAAAGTTAGAATACATTTTCTTATTCAAGGGaatgacattttttataaaGGCATTGCTCCTTAAAATGATTGCGCTTGTCGCTACACGAAGTGAGGAGCCTGCACGATATGAGGTGCGCATGCGCAAAATGGCCACCATCTTTGACAGCCCGCTAAGGCTTTTATATGTACATGTTATATCTTTATATGTCCATTGGCAACAGCATATACTCTTTATGCctaatacttttatttactgcAGCTCTTTCTAGACAGTCGCCTAGGCAACGCTCGTCTGCGTCCTTggctcccccctcccccctcggacacacatatacagtccGTGGGTCAGTGGCCCAAAGTGTTTGAGAGATACAGACTGCACTAAAAACAGACTGTAACTCGCTCAATTCTGAACCGATTTTCATGAAATTTAGTTTGTTATGAGGATAGAAAAATTAAACATGATACTGATTACATGTTGGAATTAAATTCAGTTACGGGGCCGCTGACCCacggactgtgtgtgtgtgtgtgtgtgctcacggGGAACTTTAGTTGGGGGGGTGAGGACGCTGACGTGCGTTGCCTAGGCGACTGCGGGCTTTCCAAGATGGCGGCCGTTCTGCGCATGCGGTCCTCAGATCATGTAGCAACAGCACTGACTGCCATCTCCCATAAGGTAAAATACTAACTATGCATAAGTGCCCTATGCAACACGAAAAATACTGAAGTATCCTTTTAAGCCTACAAGTCTAGTACACTCAATACCAGTATGTTTACAGATAACTTACCTAAGTCATTGTCCACGTCAATGCCATCCAGAGGAGGATCAGCTGCCAGCAGGAGTTCTTCAAGCTCACTGATGTTGGGAAGCTTTCTGCATTGTTGGATGATCTTTTTCTTGAATGTGCCTGGCCATTGCTCCAGAAACTTGTCGGACACACCCTCACCGAACATCAGAACAAAATCCTGTTCAACCTGGATTGGGGCAGTGGGTGAGAATTTCAGAACCTCATAGGTGCTAGTTGTTTGACTatgaaatacaatttatttgttatacTCCTGTCAACAGTAATAATAGATAATTACCAAGCCTTTGACGTCTTTGAAACGTGGAAAGTCAGATAGTATGTTACTTGACTGCTGGGGATCGAGGAGCATGTTGCGGCGATGTCagcttcatcttcttcttgacTAAGTCCTCGTCAGCTGAATGTCTCATCAGTGACATTGCTTCCTGGCACTCATCTTCACTTACGGATGCCTCAGTAACAAATTGGGTCTGTCTTCTGACCGTTGGTCCTCCAGACATGTCTTTACCTGATGATCCTTCTGCTGATTCTATGTATGtttaaacaaatggaaaaatatgtattttgagaaataatgataataataataatataataactcaTCTTGTGATTATTTCCGTTTACACATTTAGCCAGTTTTATTACAGGTTTACCTCCAAATGAGGATCGTCTGTCTTTAGCAGTAGATCTTTGAATGGTTTTAATCCTCCAAGCCAAGTACCCAGTGCCACTCTCCCCATCATAGTAATGCTCCTTGGCAGAGGAAAGGataacaaaaatacaattaataaaAGCTGGTAGGATTTAAActttaatacactattttacaTTGCAAAAACTATTACTGTACACAACTCACATAGCCATTCTTAGCGTATGGGTCACTGAGGTAGGGGAATAACGTCACAATTCCTCTGGCGTACTTTTCTTTCAACTGTCTGGGAGGTGATgttctacaacaacaaaaaatatttgttacTCATATTCCCTAGGTTCAACTTACCCCCAGAAAACTAGATAAAGGACATAAGGTCTGACTAAAAACAATCATCAAATTACCCATTCTTCTCGGTCAAGTCAGCTGCCAGTATGTTGACCATTTTCCTGAGGTGCGTTTCCTTGCAGGTTTTACAGGGGCGCTTAAGCGTGCACCGGTCCTCGGTGTGATTGCGTCCACATTTCCGACACCGTTTGCCGTCCTTGAGCCACTTCAAGACTTGGTCGGTGTTCAACTTCTTGAATTCCTCACAGGAATTGAGATAGTGGTCGTGACTGTCACAATATGGACAGTAAGGTTTGGGCTTGGGTCTGACCTTTGCCTGCGTAAGCCCTGCCCCGAATGTCTCGTCCCTGGTTACCTCCTCAGCTGCAGTGAAGAGCAGGCGCGTTGAGTATGGCACCAAGCTCACTCTGGACCAGCTGTCGTGGCTGCCCGTACTTATCTTGTAGAGCCTGCAATGCACTCGTATATGGTGCAGGGTCATGCATGTACACCTTGGCAAGCTGTAGTGCACTTGACAGCTTGATATGTCCTATCAACACTTGATATTTATATTGTTCACTAAGGTGAAGGTTGCTTCCCAGTACGTTGTCTAGTGCAAGCTTGAGCAGAGCAAAGTCACTCTCTCGACCACTCTCGAACACTGGCAGGGAAGGTCGAGGGATCCCAAGGGCTGATGCAAGAAGTACCTCGGCTCCGGGTAGTGGTGTGTAACCAGGGTAGGGAGCAGAGGGAACTGGAGCAGTCTGTTGCCCGTGGTGAGTCGAGAAGAGTGGTGGAGCTTGGCTGGCATGCTGAGCAGTGTTGAGTGGCTCCATGGCTGGTTGGCTGTAAGCGGGTTGGTACACGGGTTGGTTATAGTATGAACTTGTTGCCGGTGCTGGGCCACAAGGACGTTGTGACTCAAAAAATGATGCCACCTGAGCTGTAGTATGAGCCAGAGGTGTCGAGGTGATGACATGCGCTGAAGGGTGTAACACAGGTTGTATTGTAGGAGCGAGTGCTAATGCTGGGCCAGGTTGTAGTCTCCCGGACCTAAGTGCCATGGGTGCTGGACCCTGGAGCTGTGCTGTTGGGTTTGCCAGGGGAGCAGGTATCGCTGGGACGGCAGCAGGTTGCAGCGTTGGCTGTAGTCCAGTAGGAGGCACTGTAGGGACTGGAATAATTTGTTGCC
The nucleotide sequence above comes from Solea senegalensis isolate Sse05_10M linkage group LG3, IFAPA_SoseM_1, whole genome shotgun sequence. Encoded proteins:
- the LOC122766935 gene encoding uncharacterized protein LOC122766935 isoform X2; this encodes MLLDPQQSSNILSDFPRFKDVKGLVEQDFVLMFGEGVSDKFLEQWPGTFKKKIIQQCRKLPNISELEELLLAADPPLDGIDVDNDLGWESDLSSVLPLSHLIPPSAQGRKRPGKVSSSQTGTSIQEHLDTITTSAQPYLLAVGLRKDAIHQFFIILDRSAIPCRLEQASKNISTPLLPALNHISWLLD
- the LOC122766935 gene encoding uncharacterized protein LOC122766935 isoform X1, whose protein sequence is MLLDPQQSSNILSDFPRFKDVKGLVEQDFVLMFGEGVSDKFLEQWPGTFKKKIIQQCRKLPNISELEELLLAADPPLDGIDVDNDLGWESDLSSVLPLSHLIPPSAQGRKRPGKVSSSQTGTSIQEHLDTITTSAQPYLLAVGLRKDAIHQFFIILDRSAIPCRSISSLGAFDELFKAHFVFGTSYNSMLHNMYMFIQTTVYNIDVGKVKESPRVAEVRARLLN